From the genome of Alosa alosa isolate M-15738 ecotype Scorff River chromosome 20, AALO_Geno_1.1, whole genome shotgun sequence, one region includes:
- the ndufs5 gene encoding NADH dehydrogenase [ubiquinone] iron-sulfur protein 5, whose amino-acid sequence MPFVDLQGKFGVNVDKWILAQSYEQPYKRVAHCHAFEKEWIECSSGIGKTRAKNECKLEFEDFYECMHREKTNKRLYEIRQQRDKLIQAGKYTPPPQHTGKEEMRP is encoded by the exons ATGCCATTCGTAGACCTGCAGGGGAAGTTCGGAGTCAACGTCGACAAATGGATTTTGGCCCAGAGCTATGAGCAGCCATACAAACGTGTAGCTCACTGCCACGCCTTTGAGAAGGAATGGATTGAGTGCTCGAGTGGCATTGGGAAGACCAGAGCCAAAAATGAGTGTAAACTGGAGTTTGAGGATTTTTATGAATGTATGCATCGTGAAAAGACG AACAAGCGTCTTTATGAGATCCGGCAGCAGCGGGACAAATTGATCCAGGCTGGGAAATATACACCACCTCCTCAGCACACTGGCAAGGAAGAGATGCGGCCGTGA